From a region of the Kaistia sp. 32K genome:
- the secG gene encoding preprotein translocase subunit SecG, producing the protein MQTVIIVIHLMVVVALVAVVLLQRSEGGALGIGGGGGFMSARGSANVLTRTTAILAAIFFITSMGLTLLTRYGERPSSILDQIQSQSSPSAPAGTGQGILDQLPGQKPPAGGAAPAAPAAAPAAPAGETAPATPAPAAPAAPSVPSSQ; encoded by the coding sequence ATGCAGACAGTCATCATCGTGATCCACCTGATGGTGGTCGTCGCGCTCGTCGCCGTTGTTTTGCTGCAGCGCTCCGAAGGCGGAGCTCTGGGTATCGGCGGCGGCGGCGGATTCATGTCGGCGCGTGGTTCGGCCAACGTCCTGACCCGCACGACGGCAATCCTCGCGGCGATCTTCTTCATCACCTCGATGGGGCTGACCCTCCTGACGCGGTACGGCGAGCGGCCGTCCTCGATCCTCGATCAGATCCAGAGCCAGTCCTCGCCGTCGGCGCCGGCCGGCACGGGTCAGGGCATCCTGGATCAGCTGCCCGGCCAGAAGCCGCCGGCAGGCGGCGCGGCTCCTGCCGCTCCGGCAGCGGCTCCCGCCGCGCCGGCAGGCGAGACGGCTCCGGCAACCCCGGCACCGGCTGCCCCTGCGGCTCCCTCGGTTCCGAGCTCGCAGTAA
- a CDS encoding CTP synthase, which translates to MARYIFITGGVVSSLGKGIASAALGAMLQSRGYKVRLRKLDPYLNVDPGTMSPYQHGEVFVTDDGAETDLDLGHYERFTGRPASKADSVTTGKIYQEIIAKERRGDYLGGTVQVIPHVTDAIKAFVLSGNDDVDFVLCEIGGTVGDIEAMPFLEAIRQLGNDLPRGNVVYIHLTLMPYIPSAGELKTKPTQHSVKELRSIGIQPDILLCRSDRPIPKEERRKLSLFCNVRESAVIQALDVAHIYDVPTSYHAEGLDDEVLAAFGITDAAPPVLDKWKALTSKLRAPEGEVTIAVVGKYTGLKDAYKSLIEALQHGGIANTVKVNIDWIESEIFEKEDPAPYLERVNGILVPGGFGERGSEGKIKAAGFARRHNVPYFGICFGMQMAVIEAARNLAGIEKASSTEFGPAEEPVVGLMTEWLKGNMLEKRHSTGDLGGTMRLGAYEGHLEPGSKIAEIYGTTTISERHRHRYEVNIDYKDRLESCGMRFAGMSPDGVLPETVELPDHPWFIGVQYHPELKSRPLDPHPLFASFIAAAIEKARLV; encoded by the coding sequence ATGGCGCGGTACATTTTCATCACCGGCGGTGTGGTTTCCTCGCTTGGCAAGGGCATCGCCTCGGCGGCGCTCGGAGCAATGCTCCAGTCGCGAGGCTACAAGGTCCGTCTGAGGAAGCTCGATCCCTATCTGAACGTCGATCCGGGCACGATGAGCCCGTATCAGCACGGCGAGGTGTTCGTCACCGACGACGGCGCCGAGACGGATCTGGATCTCGGACACTATGAGCGCTTCACCGGGCGCCCGGCCTCGAAGGCCGATTCGGTGACCACCGGCAAGATTTACCAGGAGATCATCGCCAAGGAGCGCCGCGGCGATTATCTCGGCGGTACGGTGCAGGTCATTCCGCACGTCACCGACGCCATCAAGGCCTTCGTGCTCTCCGGCAATGACGATGTCGATTTCGTGCTCTGCGAGATCGGCGGCACGGTCGGCGACATCGAGGCGATGCCGTTCCTGGAGGCGATCCGCCAGCTCGGCAACGATCTGCCGCGCGGCAATGTCGTCTACATCCACCTGACGCTGATGCCCTACATCCCGAGCGCGGGCGAGCTGAAGACCAAGCCGACCCAGCATTCGGTGAAGGAACTGCGCTCGATCGGCATCCAGCCGGACATCCTGCTCTGCCGCAGCGACCGCCCGATTCCGAAGGAAGAGCGCCGTAAGCTGTCGCTGTTCTGCAATGTGCGCGAATCCGCCGTCATCCAGGCGCTCGACGTCGCGCATATCTATGACGTCCCGACCAGCTATCACGCCGAGGGCCTCGACGACGAAGTGTTGGCCGCGTTCGGCATCACCGACGCCGCGCCGCCCGTCCTCGACAAGTGGAAGGCGCTGACCAGCAAGCTGCGCGCCCCCGAGGGCGAGGTGACGATCGCCGTGGTCGGCAAGTATACCGGCCTCAAGGACGCCTATAAGTCGCTGATCGAGGCGCTCCAGCACGGCGGCATCGCCAACACGGTCAAGGTCAACATCGACTGGATCGAGAGCGAGATCTTCGAGAAGGAAGATCCGGCGCCCTATCTGGAGCGGGTCAACGGCATCCTCGTGCCGGGCGGCTTCGGCGAGCGCGGCTCGGAAGGCAAGATCAAGGCGGCCGGCTTCGCGCGCCGCCACAACGTGCCGTATTTCGGCATCTGCTTCGGCATGCAGATGGCTGTGATCGAGGCGGCCCGCAATCTCGCCGGCATCGAGAAGGCGAGCTCCACCGAGTTCGGCCCGGCCGAGGAGCCGGTGGTCGGCCTGATGACCGAATGGCTGAAGGGCAACATGCTCGAGAAGCGCCATTCGACCGGCGATCTCGGCGGCACGATGCGCCTCGGCGCCTATGAAGGCCATCTGGAGCCGGGCTCGAAGATCGCCGAGATCTACGGCACGACGACGATCTCCGAGCGTCATCGCCACCGCTACGAAGTCAATATCGACTACAAGGATCGTCTGGAGAGCTGCGGCATGCGCTTCGCCGGCATGTCGCCGGATGGCGTCCTGCCGGAGACGGTCGAGCTTCCGGACCATCCGTGGTTCATCGGCGTGCAGTATCACCCCGAGCTGAAGTCGCGGCCGCTCGATCCGCATCCGCTGTTCGCGTCGTTCATCGCCGCGGCGATCGAGAAGGCGCGCCTCGTCTGA
- the kdsA gene encoding 3-deoxy-8-phosphooctulonate synthase produces the protein MTTAPNAHVSVGNATFGNDLPLTLIAGPCQLESRQHAFDMAGRLKEMTSALGMGLVYKSSFDKANRTSLSGKRGAGLDAALPIFADLKKEFGLPILTDIHEREQCAIVAEVVDILQIPAFLSRQTDLLVAAAETGRTINVKKGQFLAPWDMKNVLTKLVGSGNPNILLTERGASFGYNTLVSDMRSLPIMAAMGAPVIFDATHSVQQPGGQGESSGGQREFVAVLARAAVAVGVAGVFIETHQDPDNAPSDGPNMIQIDELPALLERLSAFDRLAKG, from the coding sequence ATGACGACTGCCCCCAATGCGCATGTCTCGGTCGGCAACGCGACGTTCGGCAACGACCTGCCGCTGACGCTGATCGCCGGACCCTGCCAGCTCGAGAGCCGGCAGCATGCCTTCGACATGGCTGGCCGGCTGAAGGAGATGACCAGCGCGCTGGGCATGGGGCTCGTCTACAAGTCCTCGTTCGACAAGGCGAACCGCACCAGCCTCTCCGGCAAGCGCGGCGCCGGGCTCGACGCGGCGCTCCCGATTTTCGCCGATCTGAAGAAGGAATTCGGCCTGCCGATCCTGACCGACATCCACGAGCGCGAGCAGTGCGCGATCGTGGCGGAAGTGGTCGACATCCTGCAGATCCCGGCCTTCCTCTCGCGCCAGACCGACCTTCTGGTCGCGGCTGCCGAGACGGGCAGGACGATCAACGTCAAGAAGGGCCAGTTTCTCGCCCCCTGGGATATGAAGAACGTCCTGACCAAGCTGGTCGGCAGCGGCAATCCCAACATTCTTCTGACCGAGCGCGGCGCCAGCTTCGGCTACAACACGCTCGTCTCCGACATGCGCTCGCTGCCGATCATGGCCGCCATGGGCGCCCCGGTGATCTTCGACGCCACCCATTCCGTGCAGCAGCCGGGCGGGCAGGGCGAGTCTTCCGGCGGCCAGCGCGAATTCGTGGCCGTTCTGGCGCGCGCCGCCGTCGCCGTCGGTGTCGCCGGCGTCTTCATCGAGACGCATCAGGATCCCGACAACGCGCCGTCGGACGGCCCGAACATGATCCAGATCGACGAATTGCCGGCCCTGCTCGAGCGGCTTTCGGCCTTCGACAGGCTTGCAAAGGGGTAG